The Seleniivibrio woodruffii genome contains a region encoding:
- a CDS encoding ABC transporter ATP-binding protein — MVTKHLQHAHSAALSVRGVSKVFKDSDGTALEALTPVDLDVKKGEFVSIVGPSGCGKSTLLRIVAGLETATAGQITLDGSPIAGTNPEVGLIFQQPTLFPWLTLENNIKFGPRSRGITITDEEVDEYLTLTGLEGFKKAHPHKLSGGMMQRAAIARALANEPSILLLDEPLGALDAFTRMKMQDEILNIRNRRDTTMIMVTHDIDEAIYMSDRIIIMSDRPGRIKNIINVELERPRKRNSPTFTELRSQILKTFGFAKEFSQDFAI, encoded by the coding sequence ATGGTAACGAAACACTTACAGCATGCGCATTCCGCCGCACTGTCGGTCAGGGGGGTATCCAAAGTTTTCAAAGACTCGGACGGCACAGCCCTTGAGGCGCTGACACCTGTTGATCTGGATGTGAAAAAGGGCGAGTTCGTCAGCATCGTGGGGCCTTCCGGATGCGGAAAATCCACTCTGCTGAGGATCGTTGCGGGACTTGAGACAGCAACCGCAGGTCAGATAACTCTGGACGGCAGTCCCATCGCAGGAACAAACCCCGAGGTAGGCCTTATCTTTCAGCAGCCGACACTCTTTCCGTGGCTTACTCTGGAGAACAACATAAAGTTCGGCCCCAGATCGAGGGGCATAACCATCACTGACGAGGAAGTGGACGAATACCTCACCCTGACAGGGCTTGAAGGGTTTAAAAAAGCGCATCCCCATAAACTTTCAGGCGGAATGATGCAGAGGGCGGCCATTGCAAGGGCGCTGGCCAACGAACCTTCCATCCTGCTTCTGGACGAACCTCTGGGCGCACTGGACGCCTTCACCCGCATGAAGATGCAGGATGAGATCCTGAACATCCGCAACAGGCGTGACACGACGATGATAATGGTCACCCACGACATTGACGAGGCCATCTATATGTCAGACCGCATCATAATAATGTCCGACAGGCCGGGCAGGATAAAGAACATAATCAACGTTGAGCTTGAGCGTCCCCGCAAGAGGAACTCGCCTACGTTTACCGAGCTTCGCTCGCAGATACTTAAAACATTCGGTTTTGCGAAGGAATTTTCGCAGGATTTCGCAATATAA
- a CDS encoding ABC transporter permease, producing the protein MEKGQAAAALNITETVRNNHILFVPAVFLTAFTIQREYAKPLTEGIDGLLVLLLILVTLLLGSALYASVSESFRKTYRHNLPFWFTVLGLFVFYDLITELYVVLNPDYFPSPYRIVTVLISDSGVIAKSVAHSLFLLAQGYFLGALAGLLTGVLAGSFSLSRYWLMPLIKLIGPIPATAWLPIAIVAFPTSFSAALFLIAVSVWFPVSVMTASGVMNVSSGVIEAGRILGAGRVRLALFVAFPAALPTIFTGLFMGLGSSFLTLVAAEMAGVKAGIGFYIVWARDYADYARIYASLIVASIIFFTIMTLLFKLRDKVLSWQKELIKW; encoded by the coding sequence ATGGAAAAAGGACAGGCGGCTGCCGCTCTGAATATAACGGAAACAGTGAGGAACAATCATATCCTCTTTGTTCCCGCCGTATTCCTGACCGCATTCACCATTCAGCGTGAATATGCAAAACCTCTGACAGAGGGCATCGACGGGCTTCTGGTTCTCCTGCTGATTCTTGTCACCCTGCTTTTGGGTTCGGCTCTGTATGCATCTGTTTCGGAGAGTTTCAGAAAAACATACAGACACAATCTGCCGTTCTGGTTTACTGTTCTTGGGCTTTTTGTGTTCTACGATCTGATAACTGAGCTGTATGTTGTTCTCAACCCAGATTATTTCCCATCTCCATACAGAATAGTCACCGTTCTGATCAGCGATTCAGGTGTGATAGCTAAAAGCGTAGCCCACTCTCTGTTCCTTCTGGCGCAGGGATATTTTCTGGGTGCTTTAGCCGGGCTTCTGACAGGGGTTCTGGCGGGTTCATTCTCCCTCAGCCGCTACTGGCTCATGCCGCTGATAAAGCTTATCGGGCCTATTCCCGCAACGGCGTGGCTGCCCATAGCAATAGTCGCATTTCCCACATCATTTTCAGCCGCACTGTTTCTTATTGCGGTTTCCGTGTGGTTCCCCGTCTCGGTTATGACGGCATCGGGTGTGATGAACGTTTCTTCCGGGGTCATTGAGGCAGGGAGGATTCTGGGTGCGGGCAGGGTTCGTCTGGCTCTTTTCGTAGCCTTTCCTGCGGCATTGCCCACCATCTTCACAGGGCTTTTCATGGGGCTTGGTTCATCGTTTCTCACACTGGTTGCGGCGGAGATGGCGGGGGTTAAGGCGGGCATAGGTTTTTACATCGTCTGGGCGAGGGACTATGCGGATTATGCAAGGATATATGCGTCACTCATCGTGGCTTCAATAATATTTTTTACAATAATGACACTGCTTTTCAAACTCAGAGACAAGGTTCTCTCTTGGCAGAAGGAGCTGATTAAATGGTAA
- the mnmA gene encoding tRNA 2-thiouridine(34) synthase MnmA — MAKKRVIAAMSGGVDSCVAASMLCEQGFEVIGVTMKLHECSDTGTSPSCCGVDGILKAAAAAGKLGMRHYVYDCVKDFEELILKPSWEEYANGRTPSPCLHCNEKVKFGLLMKFADELNADYIATGHYSRIQTDENGVTCLMRGLDANKDQSYFLAGLTTDQLKRILFPLGEMTKPQVREYARIHDIPSAESPESQDACLVGTFGSFSEMLRHRFKGEPKKGIVVDEEGKKIAPHEGIHRFTVGQRRGLNLNTHKTYWVKGIRAEDSTVVVTDKSDNVQGRGLTADGMVTAYEYENGQTVPCQAQVRYRQKPAKAVYTSLGGGNGRVDFIEPVSAIAPGQAVVIYDGEKVLGRGRIITSY; from the coding sequence TTGGCTAAAAAACGTGTAATAGCCGCCATGAGCGGCGGTGTGGATTCCTGCGTTGCGGCATCCATGCTCTGCGAACAGGGCTTTGAGGTGATAGGTGTCACCATGAAGCTCCATGAATGCTCCGATACGGGCACAAGCCCATCCTGCTGCGGGGTTGACGGTATTCTGAAAGCCGCCGCCGCCGCCGGGAAACTGGGTATGAGGCACTATGTTTACGACTGCGTGAAGGATTTCGAGGAGCTTATTCTTAAACCTTCATGGGAGGAGTACGCAAACGGACGCACTCCCAGCCCCTGCCTTCACTGCAACGAGAAGGTGAAGTTCGGTCTGCTGATGAAATTTGCGGACGAGCTGAACGCCGATTACATAGCCACAGGCCACTATTCAAGAATACAGACCGACGAAAACGGCGTCACCTGCCTTATGCGTGGACTGGATGCCAATAAGGATCAGTCATATTTTCTGGCGGGTCTGACCACAGATCAGCTGAAACGCATTCTGTTCCCCCTTGGCGAAATGACCAAGCCGCAGGTGCGTGAATATGCCAGAATCCATGATATCCCCAGTGCCGAAAGCCCCGAAAGTCAGGATGCCTGCCTTGTGGGCACGTTCGGCAGTTTTTCGGAGATGCTTCGCCACAGGTTCAAAGGCGAACCGAAAAAGGGCATAGTTGTTGATGAGGAAGGAAAAAAGATAGCCCCTCACGAAGGTATACACAGATTTACGGTGGGACAGCGCAGGGGGCTGAACCTGAACACCCACAAGACCTACTGGGTGAAAGGCATAAGAGCCGAGGACAGCACAGTTGTAGTGACGGACAAGTCCGATAACGTGCAGGGCAGAGGCCTTACGGCAGACGGAATGGTGACGGCGTACGAATACGAGAACGGGCAGACCGTTCCCTGTCAGGCGCAGGTGCGTTACCGTCAGAAGCCTGCGAAGGCTGTTTATACATCGCTGGGCGGCGGAAACGGCAGGGTGGACTTTATAGAACCAGTCTCGGCCATCGCTCCCGGGCAGGCTGTTGTCATTTATGACGGTGAAAAAGTTCTTGGCAGAGGCCGCATAATCACCTCTTACTAA
- a CDS encoding cysteine desulfurase family protein, producing the protein MIYFDNNATTPLAKEVKDEMAACFDIFGNPSSLHFEGQKSRQVIEKARRRVADFIGARPEEIVFTGSGTEANNIAVAGYALAEPDGMIITTAIEHSAVLKPVCRMEDQGRTAIKLLPDADGRIVVKDALGAIRSVQKGLVTIMLANNETGVIQPVRELVEAAKAQGLLVHTDAVQAAGKIPLNVDELGVDMLSISAHKFHGPKGIGALYIRGGVKVLPVVLGGSQEHTMRPGTENVLGIAGIGKACELASECCDSRLRDMFEELIIKNVPDSFVNGKNAPRVPNTANIGFKDIDNQALVINLDIEDIAASTGAACSSAKKEASHVLTAMCMSSAEARSSVRFSFSRYNTEEEVVTAVERIRRTVERMRGRLG; encoded by the coding sequence ATGATCTATTTCGATAACAATGCGACAACCCCCCTTGCAAAAGAGGTTAAAGATGAGATGGCGGCCTGTTTCGACATCTTCGGAAACCCGTCCAGTCTCCACTTTGAAGGGCAGAAGTCCCGTCAGGTGATAGAGAAGGCTCGCAGGCGGGTTGCTGATTTCATAGGAGCGAGACCCGAGGAGATAGTCTTTACCGGGAGCGGAACCGAGGCGAACAACATTGCCGTTGCGGGGTATGCTCTGGCGGAACCTGACGGAATGATAATAACCACGGCGATAGAGCATTCCGCAGTTCTGAAACCCGTATGCAGGATGGAGGATCAGGGACGCACCGCAATAAAGCTTCTTCCGGATGCCGACGGGCGTATTGTTGTCAAGGATGCTCTGGGGGCTATCCGCAGTGTTCAGAAAGGACTGGTCACCATTATGCTTGCCAACAACGAAACGGGCGTTATTCAGCCTGTGCGTGAGCTTGTTGAGGCCGCAAAGGCTCAGGGGCTTCTGGTGCATACGGATGCTGTTCAGGCGGCGGGAAAGATCCCGCTGAACGTTGACGAGCTTGGTGTGGACATGCTGAGCATATCCGCCCATAAGTTCCACGGCCCCAAAGGCATAGGTGCGCTCTACATCAGAGGCGGAGTGAAGGTTTTGCCAGTTGTTCTGGGCGGCAGTCAGGAGCATACCATGCGCCCCGGCACAGAGAACGTTCTGGGCATAGCTGGAATAGGCAAGGCCTGCGAACTGGCTTCCGAGTGCTGCGACAGCAGGCTCAGGGATATGTTCGAGGAGCTTATTATTAAAAACGTTCCTGACTCATTCGTAAACGGAAAGAATGCGCCGAGGGTGCCCAACACGGCAAACATCGGCTTCAAAGATATAGACAATCAGGCGCTTGTGATAAATCTGGATATAGAAGACATAGCCGCTTCCACAGGTGCGGCATGCAGTTCGGCCAAGAAGGAGGCATCCCACGTGCTTACGGCAATGTGCATGTCCTCCGCCGAGGCACGCTCTTCCGTGCGCTTCTCTTTCAGCAGATACAACACCGAAGAGGAGGTTGTTACCGCTGTTGAGAGGATTCGCAGAACTGTTGAGAGAATGAGAGGCAGACTTGGCTAA
- a CDS encoding RrF2 family transcriptional regulator: MFSMKTVYGLKALQFLASRGTNDPVLISEIAEHEKIPKKFLETILLTLKNEGLLTSKIGKGGGYLLAFPASSITMERIVSALEGSVALVPCVAEESGSKCEYCDDNSVCGVRLVMSNLTDQFVSSLRETTLQDMQAMTDEAVQNSKKIINYTI, encoded by the coding sequence ATGTTCTCGATGAAAACGGTATACGGACTTAAAGCACTTCAGTTTCTGGCATCCAGAGGAACGAACGATCCCGTTCTTATATCCGAAATAGCCGAACATGAAAAGATTCCGAAAAAATTCCTTGAGACAATTCTGCTGACGCTGAAAAACGAAGGACTGCTCACCAGCAAGATAGGCAAGGGCGGCGGCTATCTGCTCGCTTTCCCCGCCTCGTCCATAACGATGGAGCGCATCGTTTCCGCTCTGGAGGGTTCTGTTGCTCTGGTTCCCTGTGTTGCGGAGGAATCCGGATCAAAATGCGAATACTGCGACGACAATTCGGTCTGCGGCGTCCGTCTGGTGATGTCAAATCTGACAGATCAGTTCGTCTCTTCGCTGCGTGAGACCACCCTGCAGGATATGCAGGCCATGACGGACGAAGCCGTTCAGAACTCGAAAAAGATCATAAACTATACTATTTAA
- a CDS encoding sensor histidine kinase, which yields MDRILKYAIDLDYSKYTSTLREAWRASIEGLNTSIAQYLQQSDVTPEITCRDAAKVDPVAAFGVLEARKHRQRGITLQMFLGLFKYYLWAYLDELEYFGGCEDDRKTAKELIIKVFSRIEHAFVVEWDTLSPELKNSELAVENRLLTNEKNKYLTMFESVFIPLLYLDTNGNIENLNHSALNLFASCDRSGAFYYSDMTVGLPAELNREVQRFIGSINDNSNSILELNLNGRAYVFELRFKRMLDISSKFSGVILSMHDVTEVGNLLSESNSLKKLNAALGEMLDKQQDIRRKHEAELFQMKKLTDMGLMINAIAHQWRQPINALGLYVQDMAEEAACGTVSGEYIDEFRENAMSLISNLSETIDDFRTFYKPDKERSDFDVIKTIGELLRLVGVQFSSKQIDISLECTCGHKNSGCISSHMNIACPQGQTAVFGFSGEFKQVFLNIIYNALYSICERMEREKNLRGRLEVHVSSVNGSVSVTVQDNGTGIPSGVLSKIFDPYFTTKCEGKGTGLGLYMSKMIIEEHMKGSILAENNSTGALFTVRIPSSTVIGLSQKARSGAFGA from the coding sequence ATGGACAGGATATTGAAATATGCCATCGACCTTGACTATTCAAAGTATACATCCACACTGAGGGAAGCATGGAGAGCATCCATTGAGGGGTTGAACACCTCCATTGCGCAATATCTGCAACAGTCTGACGTAACCCCTGAGATAACATGCAGAGATGCGGCAAAGGTTGACCCTGTTGCGGCATTCGGTGTTCTGGAGGCCAGAAAGCACAGGCAGAGAGGGATAACCCTTCAGATGTTTCTGGGGCTGTTCAAGTATTACCTCTGGGCATATCTGGACGAGCTGGAATATTTCGGCGGCTGCGAAGACGACAGAAAGACCGCAAAAGAGCTTATCATAAAGGTATTCAGCAGGATAGAGCATGCCTTCGTCGTTGAGTGGGACACCCTTTCGCCCGAATTAAAAAACAGTGAACTGGCTGTGGAGAACCGTCTGCTGACAAACGAAAAGAATAAATATCTCACCATGTTCGAAAGCGTATTCATTCCCCTGCTCTATCTGGACACCAACGGAAACATCGAGAACCTGAACCATTCCGCACTGAATCTTTTCGCCTCATGCGACAGGTCGGGCGCATTCTATTACAGCGATATGACAGTGGGGCTGCCCGCCGAACTGAACAGAGAGGTTCAGAGATTCATAGGCTCCATAAACGATAACAGCAACAGCATTCTTGAACTGAACCTGAACGGCAGGGCATATGTTTTCGAACTGCGGTTCAAGCGCATGCTGGACATCAGCAGCAAATTTTCAGGAGTTATACTCAGCATGCACGATGTGACCGAGGTGGGAAATCTGCTTTCCGAAAGTAACTCGCTGAAAAAGCTGAATGCCGCTCTGGGAGAAATGCTGGACAAACAGCAGGATATAAGGCGCAAGCACGAGGCCGAGCTTTTCCAGATGAAAAAACTGACGGACATGGGGCTTATGATAAACGCAATAGCCCACCAGTGGCGACAGCCCATAAACGCTCTGGGGCTGTATGTTCAGGATATGGCGGAGGAAGCGGCCTGCGGAACTGTTTCCGGTGAATATATCGATGAGTTCAGAGAGAACGCAATGAGCCTGATATCAAACCTCAGCGAAACAATAGACGATTTCCGCACCTTTTACAAACCGGACAAGGAAAGATCCGACTTTGATGTGATAAAGACCATAGGCGAGCTTCTGCGGCTTGTCGGGGTTCAGTTTTCTTCAAAGCAGATAGATATTTCGCTGGAATGCACCTGCGGGCATAAAAACAGCGGATGCATCAGCAGCCATATGAACATAGCCTGCCCACAGGGACAAACAGCCGTTTTCGGCTTCAGCGGCGAGTTTAAACAGGTATTTCTTAACATCATATACAACGCCCTCTACTCCATATGCGAAAGAATGGAACGGGAAAAAAATCTGAGAGGCCGTCTGGAGGTACACGTCTCCTCTGTGAACGGTTCCGTGTCAGTAACAGTTCAGGACAACGGAACCGGCATCCCCTCCGGCGTTCTTTCGAAGATATTCGACCCTTATTTCACAACAAAATGCGAAGGAAAAGGCACGGGGCTGGGGCTTTATATGTCTAAAATGATAATTGAAGAACATATGAAGGGGAGCATTCTGGCAGAGAACAACTCAACAGGTGCGCTTTTCACGGTGAGAATCCCTTCAAGCACGGTTATCGGCCTTTCACAAAAGGCAAGGAGCGGGGCTTTCGGAGCATAA
- a CDS encoding pyridoxamine 5'-phosphate oxidase family protein: protein MHPHGPMRRKERQITEMAEIADILKLGKVMNIALSDDNVPFTVPVFYAYDGKAVYFHSSLAGTKIAIMKKNSKICFSVSLDNGHLESDKACDFEAKHRTVIGFGNAVFVEDEAEKTKALDLIVALFTDKKFEYPANSLRGTAVIRIDIESVKGKKHGI from the coding sequence ATGCACCCACACGGCCCCATGAGAAGAAAAGAACGCCAGATAACCGAAATGGCGGAGATAGCCGACATTCTTAAGCTCGGAAAGGTTATGAACATTGCCCTTTCAGACGACAACGTCCCCTTCACAGTTCCTGTTTTCTATGCCTACGACGGAAAAGCAGTCTATTTCCACTCGTCACTGGCGGGAACAAAAATTGCAATTATGAAAAAGAACAGCAAGATATGCTTCAGCGTGTCTCTGGACAACGGACACTTGGAAAGCGACAAAGCCTGCGATTTCGAAGCGAAGCACAGAACGGTCATAGGTTTCGGCAACGCAGTTTTTGTCGAGGATGAAGCGGAGAAAACAAAGGCTCTGGATCTTATAGTCGCACTCTTCACCGACAAAAAGTTCGAATATCCCGCAAACAGCCTCAGAGGCACAGCGGTGATACGGATCGACATTGAATCCGTCAAAGGAAAAAAACACGGCATATAA
- a CDS encoding ABC transporter ATP-binding protein: MPLVTAENISKVYRLGSEQVKALSNVSFSLEKSSFISFVGPSGSGKTTLLNMLGCLDRPTEGRLTVCGTDTAGLKPSQRADFRGKNIGFIFQDFNLIPVLSVYENVEYPLVMVQNICAKERRERIMRMLDAVGMAEHSEKRPSQLSGGQKQRVAAARALVTNPSLILADEPTANLDHETSMKIITLMKSMRDDFGTTFVFSTHDPKVVSEAEHVFVLEDGKLVREEA, translated from the coding sequence ATGCCGTTAGTTACTGCCGAGAATATATCAAAAGTGTACAGGCTGGGTTCCGAACAGGTCAAAGCCTTGTCAAACGTCAGTTTTTCACTGGAAAAGTCTTCATTCATAAGTTTTGTGGGCCCTTCGGGAAGCGGAAAAACAACTCTGCTTAACATGCTGGGCTGTCTGGACAGACCCACAGAGGGCAGGCTCACTGTCTGCGGAACGGACACAGCCGGACTTAAACCTTCCCAAAGAGCCGATTTCAGAGGAAAAAACATCGGGTTCATCTTTCAGGACTTCAACCTTATCCCCGTTTTAAGTGTTTATGAAAACGTGGAATATCCCCTTGTGATGGTGCAGAACATCTGCGCAAAAGAGCGCAGGGAGAGGATAATGCGCATGCTGGATGCAGTGGGCATGGCGGAACACTCAGAAAAAAGGCCTTCACAGCTTTCAGGCGGACAGAAACAGAGGGTTGCGGCGGCCAGAGCACTGGTGACAAATCCGTCGCTGATTCTGGCGGACGAACCCACAGCAAACCTTGACCACGAAACATCCATGAAAATAATAACCCTTATGAAATCCATGCGGGACGATTTCGGAACAACTTTCGTGTTCTCGACCCACGACCCTAAGGTGGTCAGCGAAGCCGAGCACGTCTTCGTTCTGGAAGACGGAAAGCTCGTTCGGGAGGAGGCGTAA
- a CDS encoding ABC transporter permease — MFNIFKMALRNLMRYSRRTMLTVSLIVIGVVFVSVFVSVSGSFKNMMISQITDSMTGHVQVHRRGYMGAAETLPQNMNIKLMGLDRFDNAMKDVEGVEAVSERIKFGGMFSTFTETSNIRLNGIDPVQEYKVVPLLPSRILEGSKELKTGSIIIPRLFANSMKVKVGDTVVVVATNRDGSVNGKQLKVTGIIESATGPGGRDGYVHIEDAKEILRMDIPEISEIAIRLKDFDKLHEFEAALTKRLSTELNKKGLPIFDVHTWERLSPFYNIARMIDLMTLFVKVLLVAVVLISILNVMIMAVYERIREIGTAAAIGTRPHKIMLLFLIEGLLMGIIGAATGALVSIAAVFIINAQKFTFSFGQQKEILLTASVDYRQLLAICLTVAAVAVVASLQPAIKASRTEPVNALRHV; from the coding sequence ATGTTCAACATATTCAAAATGGCTCTGAGAAACCTTATGCGCTATTCCCGCAGAACGATGCTCACAGTTTCGCTGATAGTCATCGGCGTGGTGTTCGTTTCGGTGTTCGTTTCGGTTTCCGGCTCGTTCAAAAACATGATGATATCCCAGATAACCGACTCCATGACCGGACACGTTCAGGTGCACCGCAGAGGCTATATGGGTGCGGCGGAGACACTGCCCCAGAACATGAACATAAAGCTGATGGGGCTTGACAGGTTCGACAATGCCATGAAAGACGTTGAGGGTGTTGAGGCCGTCAGCGAGCGGATAAAGTTCGGCGGAATGTTCTCGACATTCACCGAAACATCAAACATAAGGCTGAACGGAATAGATCCTGTGCAGGAATACAAGGTCGTTCCCCTGCTCCCCTCAAGGATCCTCGAAGGCTCAAAGGAGCTTAAGACCGGATCGATAATCATCCCCAGACTGTTCGCCAACTCCATGAAGGTGAAAGTGGGCGACACGGTGGTGGTGGTTGCCACAAACAGGGACGGCTCGGTGAACGGAAAACAGCTTAAAGTCACGGGAATAATAGAGAGTGCCACAGGCCCGGGCGGGCGTGACGGCTACGTCCACATAGAAGATGCGAAAGAGATACTCCGCATGGACATTCCGGAGATAAGCGAAATTGCCATAAGACTTAAGGATTTCGACAAACTCCACGAGTTCGAGGCGGCTCTGACAAAGAGGCTGTCAACGGAGCTGAACAAAAAGGGACTGCCCATTTTCGACGTCCACACATGGGAGAGGCTCTCGCCGTTTTACAACATAGCCAGAATGATTGACCTTATGACCCTGTTCGTTAAGGTGCTTCTGGTGGCGGTGGTGCTGATATCCATCCTGAACGTGATGATAATGGCTGTTTACGAGCGCATCCGGGAGATAGGCACAGCGGCGGCCATAGGCACCAGACCCCACAAGATCATGCTGCTGTTTCTCATCGAAGGTCTTCTGATGGGGATAATCGGAGCGGCGACAGGCGCTCTGGTGAGCATAGCCGCAGTTTTCATCATAAACGCCCAGAAGTTCACATTCAGCTTCGGACAGCAGAAGGAAATACTGCTGACAGCATCGGTCGATTACAGACAGCTTCTGGCAATCTGCCTCACTGTCGCCGCAGTCGCTGTTGTAGCCAGTCTTCAGCCTGCAATAAAAGCATCACGAACCGAGCCTGTAAACGCTCTCAGACATGTATAA
- a CDS encoding NifB/NifX family molybdenum-iron cluster-binding protein, whose product MKKLLIIMLSVFVSTAAFAAGSPYLAAAANGSKPSSAMSNTPGKAPFFILFDDKGAYIESIPNPYAGEEGAGPMAIGMLKDKGVKIFAAESFPGERFKGFLSSKGMTSAVFKGSAEAAAKSIIKKK is encoded by the coding sequence ATGAAAAAGTTACTCATTATTATGCTTTCAGTTTTCGTTTCAACGGCGGCCTTTGCCGCCGGCTCACCATATCTTGCCGCCGCCGCAAACGGCAGCAAGCCCTCCTCCGCCATGAGCAATACGCCCGGCAAAGCCCCTTTCTTCATTCTCTTTGACGACAAGGGAGCATACATAGAATCCATCCCAAACCCCTACGCGGGTGAAGAGGGCGCAGGCCCCATGGCCATAGGCATGCTGAAAGATAAGGGCGTGAAGATCTTTGCCGCAGAGAGCTTCCCCGGCGAACGTTTTAAGGGGTTTCTCAGCTCGAAGGGAATGACCTCCGCCGTCTTTAAGGGCAGTGCAGAAGCCGCCGCAAAATCAATAATCAAAAAGAAGTAG
- a CDS encoding outer membrane lipoprotein-sorting protein: MLKLAALMLLLPAVVFAADGTALLKEIDRNLTPESYESYRKLINIEPNGAKREYTMFTVKKGLDRVASLFLAPASENGRSTLRLGENMWLYVPGVGKPIRITSLQSVVGGVFNNADILQLDYAAEYDVSAVDEKDGDYVLRLKAKTRTVAYDKLVITADKAGKLPKKIECMTQDGMLIKTLYFKEVKDFGGGIVRPSVIETDSPLYRGYKSVMIFAKIKKREFKDEVFTMGFMSRMAELR, translated from the coding sequence ATGCTGAAACTAGCCGCCTTAATGCTCCTTCTGCCTGCGGTGGTGTTTGCCGCAGACGGAACGGCGCTTTTAAAGGAGATAGACAGAAATCTGACCCCCGAAAGCTACGAGTCATACAGGAAGCTCATAAACATCGAGCCTAACGGTGCAAAACGGGAATACACAATGTTCACAGTCAAAAAGGGACTGGACAGAGTGGCCTCGCTGTTTCTGGCTCCGGCCAGCGAAAACGGCAGAAGCACCCTGCGTCTGGGTGAAAATATGTGGCTGTACGTCCCCGGTGTTGGCAAACCCATAAGGATAACCAGTCTCCAGTCGGTTGTGGGCGGGGTGTTCAACAATGCCGACATCCTTCAACTGGACTATGCGGCGGAATATGACGTTTCGGCTGTTGACGAGAAGGACGGCGATTACGTTCTGCGGCTGAAAGCGAAAACCAGAACTGTGGCCTATGACAAACTGGTCATAACCGCTGACAAAGCCGGAAAACTGCCGAAAAAGATAGAATGCATGACTCAGGACGGAATGCTCATCAAAACTCTTTACTTCAAAGAGGTTAAAGACTTCGGCGGCGGAATAGTCCGCCCCTCCGTAATTGAGACCGACTCGCCGCTGTACCGCGGGTATAAATCCGTAATGATCTTTGCGAAGATAAAGAAGCGGGAGTTCAAGGACGAGGTGTTCACCATGGGCTTCATGTCACGCATGGCGGAGCTCAGATGA